From a region of the Danio aesculapii chromosome 4, fDanAes4.1, whole genome shotgun sequence genome:
- the pus7l gene encoding pseudouridylate synthase PUS7L isoform X2, with protein MERNTLSCFISNHVGFHGTIKNSPQDFVVIEIDTNGQLVNSVNTKEERPCQATKRIDMKLIPSKPDDTDSLIQDCFDLNLILGPSVNRELEHFTNKLKVKPCSDDQEKVELLLGTFPDKHMRAVVHRAVRFNFPFLQTLTNQSEIRVREDPDFQELAGLASEGEAEDFFRFIDAKTPGSVFTFLPDDSKEHRTSVHHFVSRRFGKLVETKSFVDQQKTCITARLRERGKQAKKRTMTDFHMQEESLYTAFTLRKENLETLEAISYMAAVLGVLPSDFTYAGIKDKRAITYQAMVVKKISPERLLEKGSEFERRGMQISHVRPAFEALKLGRLQGNHFELVIRDLKHHGKHGLAELPQLIEEAVENVKNKGFVNYYGPQRFGSGSCVQADQVGLALLKENMEASVKLFFTPEDDDDLQNKAKRHFLHTGNAKESLALMPAYKARERLMLRALHRYGSGQEGCTRGWLSLPHSMRVFYLHSYCSRVWNQAAKYRLQNLGFKPVQGDLVWAESVKGLKDATEELSAPQVILPMPGNSVKYPENLLGQWYQDRLAQDGLECCRFRVTPLKLNVPGCYRPLLAKPLNITYSLQTSSSDESNTHCLSLNFDLEASCYATVCLGEIMKTNLS; from the exons ATGGAGAGAAACACTCTTTCCTGCTTTATATCAAACCATGTAGGCTTCCATGGAACCATAAAAAACTCACCTCAAGATTTTGTTGTTATTGAGATAGACACCAATGGACAACTTGTCAACAGTGTAAATACTAAAGAAGAAAGACCTTGTCAAGCTACCAAAAGGATTGATATGAAATTAATACCATCTAAACCAGATGACACTGACAGTTTAATTCAGGATTGCTTTGATCTGAATCTAATCTTGGGTCCAAGTGTGAACAGGGAATTGGAGCATTTTACTAATAAACTGAAAGTGAAACCCTGTTCAGATGATCAAGAAAAGGTGGAACTGTTGTTGGGAACTTTTCCTGATAAACACATGAGAGCTGTGGTCCACAGAGCGGTTCGATTCAACTTCCCCTTCCTCCAGACGCTGACCAACCAATCTGAGATCCGGGTCAGAGAAGATCCAGACTTCCAGGAGCTCGCCGGTTTGGCCTCTGAAGGAGAAGCTGAGGACTTTTTCAGGTTTATTGATGCCAAAACACCTGGTTCTGTGTTCACATTTCTGCCCGATGACAGCAAGGAGCACCGGACGTCAGTTCATCATTTTGTTAGCAGGCGTTTTGGGAAGCTTGTGGAAACCAAGAGCTTCGTAGACCAGCAGAAGACTTGCATTACGGCAAGACTGAGGGAGAGAGGCAAACAAGCCAAGAAGAGAACAATGACAGACTTTCATATGCAGGAGGAGAGTTTATACACAG CTTTTACGCTGCGCAAGGAGAACCTGGAGACTCTGGAGGCCATCAGCTACATGGCTGCAGTACTCGGAGTGCTTCCCTCTGATTTTACTTATGCAGGAATTAAAGACAAGAGAGCCATTACTTACCAGGCCATGGTGGTGAAAAAGATCTCTCCAGAGCG GTTGCTGGAGAAAGGCTCAGAGTTTGAGAGGAGGGGAATGCAGATCTCTCATGTCCGTCCTGCATTTGAAGCTCTTAAGCTTGGCAGACTGCAGGGAAATCACTTTGAGCTGGTCATCAGAGACCTGAAGCATCATGGGAAACATGGTCTTGCAGAGCTGCCACAGCTTATAGAGGAAGCAGTGGAAAATGTGAag AACAAAGGCTTTGTGAATTATTACGGTCCTCAGCGGTTTGGAAGTGGATCGTGTGTCCAAGCAGATCAAGTAGGGCTTGCGCTGTTGAAGGAGAATATG GAGGCTTCAGTTAAGCTGTTCTTCACCCCAGAGGATGACGATGACCTCCAGAACAAGGCTAAACGTCATTTTCTTCACACAG GAAATGCCAAGGAGAGCTTGGCACTGATGCCAGCTTATAAAGCCAGAGAGCGGCTCATGCTGCGGGCGCTCCACCGGTACGGCAGTGGACAGGAGGGTTGCACCCGTGGCTGGCTCAGTTTACCCCACAGCATGAGGGTCTTCTACCTTCACTCCTACTGCAGCAGAGTGTGGAACCAAGCAGCCAAATACCGGCTCCAAAATCTGGGCTTTAAGCCTGTTCAGGGTGATCTGGTTTGGGCTGAGTCTGTAAAAGGGCTCAAAGATGCCACAGAGGAGCTCAGCGCTCCACAG GTGATTCTTCCTATGCCAGGAAATAGTGTCAAGTATCCAGAAAACCTTTTGGGTCAATGGTATCAAGACCGATTGGCTCAGGACGGTTTAGAGTGCTGCCGATTCAGAGTGACTCCCCTTAAACTCAACGTTCCTGGATGTTATCGACCGCTGCTCGCTAAGCCACTGAACATCACATATAGCCTGCAGACGAGTTCATCAGACGAGTCTAACACACACTGTCTGTCACTAAACTTTGACCTGGAGGCGTCCTGCTACGCTACTGTGTGTCTCGGAGAGATTATGAAGACTAATCTTTCATAG
- the pus7l gene encoding pseudouridylate synthase PUS7L isoform X1: MERNTLSCFISNHVGFHGTIKNSPQDFVVIEIDTNGQLVNSVNTKEERPCQATKRIDMKLIPSKPDDTDSLIQDCFDLNLILGPSVNRELEHFTNKLKVKPCSDDQEKVELLLGTFPDKHMRAVVHRAVRFNFPFLQTLTNQSEIRVREDPDFQELAGLASEGEAEDFFRFIDAKTPGSVFTFLPDDSKEHRTSVHHFVSRRFGKLVETKSFVDQQKTCITARLRERGKQAKKRTMTDFHMQEESLYTAFTLRKENLETLEAISYMAAVLGVLPSDFTYAGIKDKRAITYQAMVVKKISPERLLEKGSEFERRGMQISHVRPAFEALKLGRLQGNHFELVIRDLKHHGKHGLAELPQLIEEAVENVKNKGFVNYYGPQRFGSGSCVQADQVGLALLKENMEASVKLFFTPEDDDDLQNKAKRHFLHTGNAKESLALMPAYKARERLMLRALHRYGSGQEGCTRGWLSLPHSMRVFYLHSYCSRVWNQAAKYRLQNLGFKPVQGDLVWAESVKGLKDATEELSAPQIHVVTSDEEKNEVFSLDQVILPMPGNSVKYPENLLGQWYQDRLAQDGLECCRFRVTPLKLNVPGCYRPLLAKPLNITYSLQTSSSDESNTHCLSLNFDLEASCYATVCLGEIMKTNLS; encoded by the exons ATGGAGAGAAACACTCTTTCCTGCTTTATATCAAACCATGTAGGCTTCCATGGAACCATAAAAAACTCACCTCAAGATTTTGTTGTTATTGAGATAGACACCAATGGACAACTTGTCAACAGTGTAAATACTAAAGAAGAAAGACCTTGTCAAGCTACCAAAAGGATTGATATGAAATTAATACCATCTAAACCAGATGACACTGACAGTTTAATTCAGGATTGCTTTGATCTGAATCTAATCTTGGGTCCAAGTGTGAACAGGGAATTGGAGCATTTTACTAATAAACTGAAAGTGAAACCCTGTTCAGATGATCAAGAAAAGGTGGAACTGTTGTTGGGAACTTTTCCTGATAAACACATGAGAGCTGTGGTCCACAGAGCGGTTCGATTCAACTTCCCCTTCCTCCAGACGCTGACCAACCAATCTGAGATCCGGGTCAGAGAAGATCCAGACTTCCAGGAGCTCGCCGGTTTGGCCTCTGAAGGAGAAGCTGAGGACTTTTTCAGGTTTATTGATGCCAAAACACCTGGTTCTGTGTTCACATTTCTGCCCGATGACAGCAAGGAGCACCGGACGTCAGTTCATCATTTTGTTAGCAGGCGTTTTGGGAAGCTTGTGGAAACCAAGAGCTTCGTAGACCAGCAGAAGACTTGCATTACGGCAAGACTGAGGGAGAGAGGCAAACAAGCCAAGAAGAGAACAATGACAGACTTTCATATGCAGGAGGAGAGTTTATACACAG CTTTTACGCTGCGCAAGGAGAACCTGGAGACTCTGGAGGCCATCAGCTACATGGCTGCAGTACTCGGAGTGCTTCCCTCTGATTTTACTTATGCAGGAATTAAAGACAAGAGAGCCATTACTTACCAGGCCATGGTGGTGAAAAAGATCTCTCCAGAGCG GTTGCTGGAGAAAGGCTCAGAGTTTGAGAGGAGGGGAATGCAGATCTCTCATGTCCGTCCTGCATTTGAAGCTCTTAAGCTTGGCAGACTGCAGGGAAATCACTTTGAGCTGGTCATCAGAGACCTGAAGCATCATGGGAAACATGGTCTTGCAGAGCTGCCACAGCTTATAGAGGAAGCAGTGGAAAATGTGAag AACAAAGGCTTTGTGAATTATTACGGTCCTCAGCGGTTTGGAAGTGGATCGTGTGTCCAAGCAGATCAAGTAGGGCTTGCGCTGTTGAAGGAGAATATG GAGGCTTCAGTTAAGCTGTTCTTCACCCCAGAGGATGACGATGACCTCCAGAACAAGGCTAAACGTCATTTTCTTCACACAG GAAATGCCAAGGAGAGCTTGGCACTGATGCCAGCTTATAAAGCCAGAGAGCGGCTCATGCTGCGGGCGCTCCACCGGTACGGCAGTGGACAGGAGGGTTGCACCCGTGGCTGGCTCAGTTTACCCCACAGCATGAGGGTCTTCTACCTTCACTCCTACTGCAGCAGAGTGTGGAACCAAGCAGCCAAATACCGGCTCCAAAATCTGGGCTTTAAGCCTGTTCAGGGTGATCTGGTTTGGGCTGAGTCTGTAAAAGGGCTCAAAGATGCCACAGAGGAGCTCAGCGCTCCACAG ATCCATGTTGTGACTTCAGATGAGGAGAAGAATGAGGTTTTCTCATTAGATCAG GTGATTCTTCCTATGCCAGGAAATAGTGTCAAGTATCCAGAAAACCTTTTGGGTCAATGGTATCAAGACCGATTGGCTCAGGACGGTTTAGAGTGCTGCCGATTCAGAGTGACTCCCCTTAAACTCAACGTTCCTGGATGTTATCGACCGCTGCTCGCTAAGCCACTGAACATCACATATAGCCTGCAGACGAGTTCATCAGACGAGTCTAACACACACTGTCTGTCACTAAACTTTGACCTGGAGGCGTCCTGCTACGCTACTGTGTGTCTCGGAGAGATTATGAAGACTAATCTTTCATAG
- the LOC130223532 gene encoding pseudouridylate synthase PUS7L-like — protein sequence MALLAIPVGCGQGYGELWVRNPPQILSLIVSAGSLLWSSSVSIFKQKWLSALLCCRLLEKGSEFERRGMQISHVRPAFEALKLGRLQGNHFELVIRDLKHHGKHGLELPQLIEEAVENVKNKGFVNYYGPQRFGSGSCVQADQVGLALLKENMEASVKLFFTPEDDDDLQNKAKRHFLHTGNAKESLALMPAYKARERLMLRALHRYGSGQEGCTRGWLSLPHSMRVFYLHSYCSRVWNQAAKYRLQNLGFKPVQGDLVWAESVKGLKDATEELSAPQIHVVTSDEEKNEVFSLDQVILPMPGNSVKYPENLLGQWYQDRLAQDGLKCCRFRVTPLKLNVPGCYRPLLAKPQNITYSLQTSSSDESNTHCLSLNFDLEASCYATVCLGEIMKTNLS from the exons ATGGCACTACTGGCTATACCCGTTGGTTGCGGACAAGGTTACGGAGAGTTGTGGGTACGAAACCCACCTCAG attctaTCACTCATTGTATCTGCAGGGTCCCTCTTGTGGTCATCAAGTGTATCAATCTTCAAGCAGAAGTGGTTGTCTGCTTTGCTCTGCTGCAG GTTGCTGGAGAAAGGCTCAGAGTTTGAGAGGAGGGGAATGCAGATCTCTCATGTCCGTCCTGCATTTGAAGCTCTTAAGCTTGGCAGACTGCAGGGAAATCACTTTGAGCTGGTCATCAGAGACCTAAAGCATCATGGGAAACATGGTCTGGAGCTGCCACAGCTTATAGAGGAAGCAGTGGAAAATGTGAag AACAAAGGCTTTGTGAATTATTACGGTCCTCAGCGGTTTGGAAGTGGATCGTGTGTCCAAGCAGATCAAGTAGGGCTTGCGCTGTTGAAGGAGAATATG GAGGCTTCAGTTAAGCTGTTCTTCACCCCAGAGGATGACGATGACCTCCAGAACAAGGCTAAACGTCATTTTCTTCACACAG GAAATGCCAAGGAGAGCTTGGCACTGATGCCAGCGTATAAAGCCAGAGAGCGGCTCATGCTGCGGGCGCTCCACCGGTACGGCAGTGGACAGGAGGGTTGCACCCGTGGCTGGCTCAGTTTACCCCACAGCATGAGGGTCTTCTACCTTCACTCCTACTGCAGCAGAGTGTGGAACCAAGCAGCCAAATACCGGCTCCAAAATCTGGGCTTTAAGCCTGTTCAGGGTGATCTGGTTTGGGCTGAGTCTGTAAAAGGGCTCAAAGATGCCACAGAGGAGCTCAGCGCTCCACAG ATCCATGTTGTGACTTCAGATGAGGAGAAGAATGAGGTTTTCTCATTAGACCAG GTGATTCTTCCTATGCCAGGAAATAGTGTCAAGTATCCAGAAAACCTTTTGGGTCAATGGTATCAAGACCGATTGGCTCAGGACGGTTTAAAGTGCTGCCGATTCAGAGTGACTCCCCTTAAACTCAACGTTCCTGGATGTTATCGACCGCTGCTCGCTAAGCCACAGAACATCACATATAGCCTGCAGACGAGTTCATCAGACGAGTCTAACACACACTGTCTGTCACTAAACTTTGACCTGGAGGCGTCCTGCTACGCTACTGTGTGTCTCGGAGAGATTATGAAGACTAATCTTTCATAG